One window from the genome of Alosa alosa isolate M-15738 ecotype Scorff River chromosome 15, AALO_Geno_1.1, whole genome shotgun sequence encodes:
- the gmnc gene encoding geminin coiled-coil domain-containing protein 1, giving the protein MSTILSCQDLSFVGGQRYNCPYSVSTSADPSVDVSTETLVSLWDARPRDNAACQQHEPPLRDSQHSDHGAISLQTWPDHLSPHLQRNKQLQDTLMQREEELARLHDENNKLKEFLNSSFVKCLEEKRKKLLYGPSRHRKRRQQVCAEERGPCGLVPDGVTKRTCRNLSLEFCSAEELATTPPLDSWVLETLGLKDQDTIDPESGFGSPTLDPPRASFNPTSSNSVSTSYISPSAHYSPPTLSSTCDFSAIMDSSSSYSCSLQSSGSYTHDADPSSSHGSSLSSASEFSSSVGMPLVYPHTPTVAPQALHPAGRLLSPDLSERLAPVAASTPQRSPQLQCSSSPSPAGGSGDLCSPVQSRSDLAFSMLLSPRNSVRTHSFPQGQAFVRKDVQGGWNFTWVPKQCT; this is encoded by the exons AGCACCATCCTTTCCTGCCAAGATCTGAGCTTTGTGGGGGGGCAGCGCTACAACTGCCCTTACTCCGTCTCGACGTCAGCTGACCCCAGTGTTGACGTTTCCACGGAGACGCTGGTCTCCCTCTGGGACGCCCGTCCCCGGGACAACGCAGCGTGCCAACAGCACGAGCCGCCACTGCGGG ATTCGCAGCATTCAGACCATGGGGCGATTTCCCTGCAGACGTGGCCAGACCACCTCTCCCCGCACCTTCAAAGGAATAAACAG CTTCAGGACACTTTGatgcagagagaagaggaactTGCTCGACTTCATGATGAAAACAACAAGCTCAAAGAGTTCCTCAACTCCTCCTTTGTTAAATGTCTGGAGGAGAAACGAAAG AAGCTCCTCTACGGTCCCAGCCGCCACAGGAAGCGCCGTCAGCAGGTGTGTGCGGAGGAGCGTGGTCCATGTGGGCTGGTCCCAGACGGTGTGACGAAGCGGACTTGTCGAAACCTGTCTCTGGAGTTTTGCTCGGCCGAGGAGCTGGCGACCACGCCGCCGTTGGATTCCTGGGTTCTGGAGACGCTGGGCCTGAAGGACCAGGACACCATCGATCCAGAGTCTGGCTTCGGCagccccaccctggaccccccACGGGCATCTTTCAACCCAACCTCCTCTAACTCTGTCTCCACGAGCTACATCTCCCCCTCTGCCCACTACAGCCCCCCCACGCTGAGCTCCACCTGTGACTTCAGCGCCATCATGGACTCCTCCAGCAGCTACAGCTGCAGCCTGCAGTCCTCAGGCAGCTACACCCACGATGCAGACCCTTCGTCCAGCCACGGCTCCTCCCTAAGCTCAGCCTCAGAGTTCAGCTCCAGCGTGGGGATGCCCCTGGTGTACCCCCACACCCCGACAGTGGCCCCCCAGGCCCTACACCCCGCAGGCCGTCTCCTCTCCCCTGACCTCTCTGAGCGCCTGGCCCCGGTGGCGGCCTCCACACCGCAGCGCTCTCCTCAGCTGCAGTGCAGCAGCTCCCCCAGCCCTGCAGGGGGCAGTGGCGACCTGTGCTCCCCGGTACAAAGCAGGAGCGATCTGGCCTTTAGCATGCTCCTCAGTCCTCGCAatagcgtgcgcacacacagctTCCCCCAGGGGCAGGCCTTTGTGCGGAAGGATGTGCAGGGTGGTTGGAACTTTACCTGGGTGCCCAAGCAGTGTACATAG